Genomic window (Stenotrophomonas maltophilia):
ATAGGCCGGCTCGCCCAGCAATACACAGCCATGTCCACCCTGCTGACGCAGCGCTTCAAGTGCGGCGTGCATCAGGGCCGCACCGATGCCCTGCCCCTGCCACGCGGGCACTACCGAGATCGGGCCCAGACCAAACCAGCCCGTGCTGCCATCGCTGATCGTCACCGGCGACACCGCCACATGGCCGATCACCTTGCCGTCCATCTCGGCCACCAGCGAAACGTTCAGCTCCCCGCGTGCGCGCAGGGCGTCGACGATGAACTGCTCGGTATGGCTGCTGTGCGCAGCGTCCCGGAATGCGGCCTCGGTGAGCGCATGGAGAGGGGCCTGATCATCAATGGCTTCGGCACGGATGGTGTAGTTCATGGCGTAATGTTGGCTTGCGTGAGAGTTGCGTGAATTAGCGACCGATGTCACAAATTTTCGGCGAAATGTCGAACGCGAAGCGCAACCGCCCCGCGAACCTCGAATCGCCTGTGCCGCAATCGATTCGGCGATGCCGCCGAACGCTGAATGCGTCAAAATTCCGTCGCCGACGCCTTGCCGTAGCTGGCGCCAGGTTTCCAGAACACTCCATAATCGATAAACCTGTCACCAGGGAAGGATATATGGACACGGACGCACGATGCAGGATGCCGCCATGGATGTAGCCATGCCGACACGCAAGGGACGCCATCTGGTACCGATGGGCCTGTTGCTGGCGCTGACGGCCTGCTCGCCTTACGCGGATGCAGAGCGTGACGTCGCCGCTGGTGGGCGCGGCCTGGCCAAACTCAACCCGTCACCGCAGCAGGGCTACGAGCTGGTACTGACACTGAAGGATGCCCCCGGCCCCTTCGCGGTGGTCGAGGGCGTTGCCCAGTACGACGCACGCAACTACGCAGCATGCGGGCAGATCGTGCCTGTAACGGGCACTGCGGGCCGCATCACCAGCCAAGAGCCCGTCACCCTGCACAAGGTCGGCGAGAACGAATACCGCGGCACGTTCTATCTCGACCGCATGCAGGACGAGGACTATTACGGGCGTGGCGTCTGCCATTGGTCGCTGACAGGTGTCGGTGCGATGTTGCGCGCCACGAATGGCAAGGCGGACACGCGATTCCTGACGTTCATCGACAAGAAGCGCATGGACGCGGGGAGCCAATTGACACGGTACTACCCACGCGCCGACTACCCGCGGATCGAAGAGATCACCGGATACGGAGCGAGCGGCAAGGAAGATCCTTCCAGCTATCGCGCCGATCTGCGCGACGCGCTGTTCTCAACCACCACCACTGTGCAGAAGCTTGTGCCATGAACTGCCAGTGTCACATTTACCTCTACCCCCAAGGAGGCCGACATTGCGCCACAAGATGATTCCGTGCCTTGCTCTGCTTCTGTTGACCGCCTGCCATCCGGAGACCGCCATGAACCAGGAACGTGCCGCTGCTGAAGCCGATGTCGCCCAGGGTGGGCGTGGCCTCGCCAAGCTCAACCCCAGCCCGCGCAAGGCCTATGAACTGGTGCTGCGCCTGAAGGATGCCCCCGGTGATTTCGCGGTGGTCGAGGGAGTCGCGCAGTACGACGTGACCAACGAAG
Coding sequences:
- a CDS encoding GNAT family N-acetyltransferase, whose product is MNYTIRAEAIDDQAPLHALTEAAFRDAAHSSHTEQFIVDALRARGELNVSLVAEMDGKVIGHVAVSPVTISDGSTGWFGLGPISVVPAWQGQGIGAALMHAALEALRQQGGHGCVLLGEPAYYGRFGFRAEPGLVLPGVPAEYFQALCLQPPLAQGEVQYSPAFEATA